The following coding sequences lie in one Streptomyces xiamenensis genomic window:
- a CDS encoding ABC transporter ATP-binding protein, with protein MTVQHTLRTEELRLTYDRHEVVKGLSLDIPPGRITMIVGPNACGKSTLLRGLARLLTPASGSVLLDGASIHSRPTREVATTLGILPQTPVAPEGITVTDLVGRGRYPHQSWFRRWSEEDERAVAEALEATDVAELADRAVDELSGGQRQRVWIAMALAQGTDLLLLDEPTTYLDITHQVEVLDLLTDLNTSAGTTVVVVLHDLNLACRYADHLVAMRDGRIVAEGPPAEVVTEQVVSDVFGLRCTLVDDPVSGTPLIVPMGRHHSAK; from the coding sequence ATGACCGTTCAGCACACACTGCGCACCGAGGAGCTGCGGCTCACCTATGACCGCCACGAGGTGGTCAAGGGCCTGTCCCTGGACATACCGCCGGGCCGGATCACCATGATCGTGGGGCCGAACGCCTGCGGGAAGTCCACCTTGCTGCGCGGTCTGGCCCGGCTGCTGACCCCGGCCTCCGGTTCGGTGCTGCTGGACGGCGCGTCCATCCACTCCCGCCCCACCCGCGAGGTGGCCACCACGCTCGGCATCCTGCCGCAGACCCCGGTGGCGCCCGAGGGCATCACCGTCACCGATCTGGTGGGCCGGGGCCGCTATCCGCACCAGAGCTGGTTCCGGCGCTGGAGCGAGGAGGACGAGCGGGCGGTCGCCGAGGCGCTGGAGGCCACGGATGTGGCGGAGCTGGCGGACCGGGCGGTGGACGAACTCTCCGGCGGCCAGCGGCAGCGGGTGTGGATCGCGATGGCGCTGGCCCAGGGCACCGATCTGCTGCTGCTGGACGAACCGACCACGTACCTGGACATCACCCACCAGGTGGAGGTACTCGATCTGCTGACGGACCTCAACACCTCGGCCGGCACCACTGTGGTGGTGGTGCTGCACGATCTGAACCTGGCCTGCCGGTACGCCGATCACCTGGTGGCGATGCGGGACGGGCGGATCGTGGCGGAGGGGCCGCCGGCCGAGGTGGTCACCGAGCAGGTGGTGTCGGACGTGTTCGGGCTGCGCTGCACGCTGGTGGACGACCCGGTCTCCGGGACGCCGCTGATCGTACCGATGGGGCGGCATCACTCAGCAAAGTAA
- a CDS encoding iron-siderophore ABC transporter substrate-binding protein has protein sequence MRHLPRVRLALLAVAALVLPLTACGSDAGTADRTAGQEENASSDGGAFPVTVATAFGDVTIEEEPQRVVALGWGDAETALALGVQPVGASDWLAFGGEGVGPWAEGLYDEAPELIGTMEPELERIAELDPDLILDLNSSGTQERYDMLERIAPTVGVPDGGQQYKISWREQVSMIATALGRAEAGERLIADTEDAFAQAAADHPEFEGRTIVVSAVTSGGYGAYVQGSGRVDFVEALGFTNSPAVNELAGEDFSIPVSKERLDLLDADVTVVTPIGVPPTEISEDPLYQAIPSVADGRGLVLDDPEISLAFATNTVLSLPYALDLVVPLLSDAVAGNA, from the coding sequence ATGAGACATCTGCCCCGTGTGCGGCTGGCCCTGCTCGCCGTCGCCGCCCTCGTCCTCCCCCTCACCGCCTGCGGCTCCGACGCCGGCACCGCGGACCGGACCGCCGGCCAGGAGGAGAACGCCTCCTCGGACGGCGGAGCCTTTCCGGTCACCGTCGCCACCGCCTTCGGTGACGTCACCATCGAGGAGGAGCCGCAGCGGGTCGTCGCCCTCGGCTGGGGCGACGCCGAGACCGCCCTGGCGCTCGGCGTCCAGCCGGTCGGCGCCAGCGACTGGCTGGCCTTCGGCGGAGAAGGCGTCGGCCCCTGGGCCGAGGGCCTGTACGACGAGGCCCCCGAGCTGATCGGCACCATGGAGCCCGAGCTGGAGCGCATCGCCGAGCTCGACCCGGACCTGATCCTGGACCTCAACTCCAGCGGGACCCAGGAGCGGTACGACATGCTGGAGCGGATCGCCCCCACCGTGGGCGTCCCCGACGGGGGCCAGCAGTACAAGATCTCCTGGCGCGAGCAGGTCTCCATGATCGCCACCGCGCTGGGCCGCGCCGAGGCCGGCGAGCGGCTGATCGCCGACACCGAGGACGCCTTCGCGCAGGCCGCCGCCGACCACCCCGAGTTCGAGGGCAGGACGATCGTGGTCTCCGCGGTCACCTCCGGCGGATACGGCGCCTACGTCCAAGGCAGCGGCCGGGTGGACTTCGTGGAGGCGCTCGGCTTCACCAACAGCCCCGCCGTCAACGAGCTGGCCGGCGAGGACTTCTCCATCCCGGTCTCCAAGGAACGGCTGGACCTGCTGGACGCCGATGTCACCGTCGTCACCCCGATCGGCGTGCCGCCCACCGAGATCAGCGAGGACCCGCTTTACCAGGCGATCCCCTCGGTCGCCGACGGCCGCGGACTGGTCCTGGACGACCCGGAGATCTCCCTGGCGTTCGCCACCAACACGGTGCTCTCCCTGCCCTACGCCCTGGACCTGGTGGTCCCCCTGCTCTCCGACGCGGTGGCCGGCAACGCCTGA
- a CDS encoding PTS sugar transporter subunit IIB, translating into MKFLAMCSSGLGSSFMVHMNIDEVLGELGVSGVEVDHTDIGSAGPESADVFFVAKDLADTAAGLGDVVVLESIIDKEELREAVKAAAVRKGLL; encoded by the coding sequence ATGAAGTTCCTGGCGATGTGCAGCTCGGGCCTCGGCTCCAGCTTCATGGTCCACATGAACATCGACGAGGTCCTGGGCGAACTCGGCGTCAGTGGCGTCGAGGTCGACCACACCGACATCGGCTCGGCGGGCCCCGAGAGCGCGGATGTCTTCTTCGTCGCCAAGGACCTGGCGGACACCGCCGCCGGCCTCGGGGACGTGGTGGTGCTCGAAAGCATCATCGACAAGGAGGAACTGCGCGAGGCGGTCAAGGCGGCCGCCGTGCGCAAGGGCCTGCTGTAA
- a CDS encoding HAD family hydrolase has translation MIGDSVRLVIFDCDGVLVDTETIGPAVVAQMATEAGWPLTPDEVRERFLGRPEAYLYEQIRAHATTPVGPDWLVTYHARVSEAFAAQPHTMPGVVELLDALDARGLPYCVASSGNHRRIRHSLTHSGLWPRFAGRIFSADDVAHGKPAPDLFLHAARTMGAAPADCLVIEDSPAGVDAALAAAMPVIGYTGGPTTPAELAHATHGVLDDLRNVPTL, from the coding sequence GTGATCGGCGACTCTGTACGGCTGGTGATCTTCGACTGCGACGGGGTGCTGGTCGACACCGAGACCATCGGCCCCGCCGTGGTCGCGCAGATGGCCACCGAGGCCGGCTGGCCGCTCACCCCCGACGAGGTGCGCGAACGGTTCCTGGGCCGGCCCGAGGCGTACCTGTACGAGCAGATCCGCGCCCACGCCACCACCCCCGTAGGTCCCGACTGGCTGGTGACGTACCACGCCCGGGTCAGCGAGGCGTTCGCCGCCCAGCCGCACACCATGCCGGGCGTGGTGGAACTGCTGGACGCCCTGGACGCGCGCGGCCTGCCGTACTGCGTCGCCTCCAGCGGCAACCACCGGCGGATCCGGCACTCGCTCACCCACTCCGGGCTGTGGCCGCGCTTCGCCGGGCGGATCTTCAGCGCGGACGACGTGGCGCACGGCAAGCCCGCCCCCGACCTGTTCCTGCACGCGGCCCGCACGATGGGCGCCGCGCCGGCCGACTGCCTGGTGATCGAGGACAGCCCGGCCGGTGTGGACGCGGCCCTCGCCGCCGCGATGCCCGTCATCGGCTACACCGGCGGCCCCACCACCCCCGCCGAACTCGCCCACGCCACCCACGGCGTGCTGGACGATCTGCGGAACGTCCCTACTCTCTAG
- a CDS encoding GntR family transcriptional regulator — MAERKYAQVRDHLLNRVSDLPVGGQLPPEAALCEEYAVSRITLRRAVDDLVNDGYLIRQHGKGTFVSRPRYALKHRERFVSEVTGFFTQMTRQGHAVTSEVLAQKRTRAGSRLAAALDISPAAPVVRLERLRRVNGVTHHLAESFVAEERFPDVLGADFTATSLYAHLRAHHDVVLTRNEIVVGLHTCDGREAQLLDVADGSPLLLATSTVFDLERRPVVHGTSKFLPESAELSFDILADAD, encoded by the coding sequence GTGGCCGAGCGCAAATACGCCCAGGTGCGCGACCATCTGCTGAACCGGGTCAGCGATCTCCCGGTCGGCGGACAACTGCCCCCCGAGGCGGCACTCTGCGAGGAGTACGCCGTGAGCCGCATCACACTGCGCCGGGCCGTCGACGATCTGGTCAACGACGGTTACCTGATCCGTCAGCACGGCAAGGGCACCTTCGTCTCCCGGCCCCGCTACGCCCTCAAGCACCGTGAGCGGTTCGTCAGCGAGGTCACCGGCTTCTTCACGCAGATGACCCGGCAGGGCCACGCCGTCACCTCCGAGGTGCTGGCCCAGAAGCGGACGCGGGCCGGCAGCCGGCTGGCGGCAGCCCTGGACATCTCGCCGGCCGCCCCGGTCGTACGGCTGGAGCGGCTGCGCCGGGTGAACGGCGTCACGCACCATCTCGCCGAGTCGTTCGTGGCGGAGGAGCGGTTCCCCGACGTGCTGGGGGCGGACTTCACCGCCACCTCCCTGTACGCCCATCTGCGGGCGCATCACGACGTGGTGCTCACGCGGAACGAGATCGTCGTCGGCCTGCACACCTGTGACGGGCGCGAGGCCCAGCTGCTGGACGTCGCGGACGGCTCACCCCTGCTGCTGGCGACCTCCACGGTCTTCGACCTGGAGCGGCGGCCCGTGGTGCACGGGACGTCCAAATTCCTGCCGGAGAGCGCCGAGCTGTCCTTCGACATCCTCGCCGACGCCGACTAG
- a CDS encoding PTS sugar transporter subunit IIA — protein sequence MLSELLTEEKIRFSADRLSWREAVTQVAEPLLTAGDITAEYVDAMIASIEAGGTYIDLGFGIALAHTRPEKGAVRTSISMLRLEEPAPLLDRPEHAVDLYFCFAAVDATAHTQAMSSLARILSDTETREALRAARSAADVHRLITAFEEKK from the coding sequence ATGCTCAGCGAACTGCTGACCGAGGAGAAGATACGTTTCTCCGCCGACCGCCTCAGCTGGCGGGAAGCGGTGACCCAGGTCGCCGAACCCCTGCTGACCGCCGGTGACATCACCGCCGAGTACGTCGACGCCATGATCGCCTCCATCGAGGCGGGCGGCACCTACATCGACCTCGGCTTCGGCATCGCCCTGGCCCACACCCGCCCCGAGAAGGGCGCGGTGCGCACCTCGATCTCGATGCTGCGTCTCGAGGAGCCGGCCCCGCTGCTCGACCGGCCCGAGCACGCCGTCGATCTCTACTTCTGCTTCGCGGCGGTCGACGCCACCGCGCACACCCAGGCCATGTCCTCCCTGGCCCGCATTCTGTCGGACACCGAGACCCGGGAGGCGCTGCGCGCCGCCCGCTCGGCCGCCGACGTCCACCGGCTCATCACCGCATTCGAGGAGAAGAAATGA
- a CDS encoding carboxyl transferase domain-containing protein — protein sequence MRDLVRHLTDPGTFTPLTVAPRTQPADGPIGWPGYDATRARAAQRTGEDESVLVGTAELGGVPVVLISFVFGYLGGSLGERTGDRLETAYRTALERRVPLVSLIATGGSRMQEGMRALTQLQRVARHSAALRDAGLPQLAVLCDPTTGGGWAVLGGAADVVIALPGAQVGFAGSRVRPPDADPAAYTAESQLATGQIDAIVPPERLRTTLTGYVTALTRPHPGAPPPPAPLTDTPLPQTGWAAVQAARDPRRPRADAYLGAYFEPGPGPLPLSGDRAGGQDPGLRCGIGLRAGRGIVYVAQRGTATTPAGFRTASRVIRLAGRLGLPVLTLIDTPGAANDARAERAGAGPAIAETFTTVATAPVPITSLLIGEGGSGGAMALAAAGNTWATPDSYCSVIAPELAAAILKLPPEQVPQLSDTLRLRPQDLAALGVATVVSAPPERRTPDTE from the coding sequence ATGCGTGACCTCGTCCGCCACCTGACCGACCCCGGCACCTTCACCCCCCTGACCGTCGCCCCCCGCACCCAGCCGGCGGACGGCCCGATCGGCTGGCCCGGCTACGACGCGACCCGGGCCCGCGCCGCCCAACGCACCGGCGAGGACGAGTCGGTACTGGTCGGCACGGCCGAACTCGGCGGCGTCCCGGTGGTGCTGATCTCCTTCGTCTTCGGCTATCTCGGCGGCTCGCTGGGCGAACGCACCGGCGACCGCCTGGAGACGGCGTACCGGACCGCCCTGGAGCGGCGGGTGCCGCTGGTGTCGCTGATCGCCACCGGCGGCAGCCGGATGCAGGAGGGCATGCGGGCGCTGACCCAGTTGCAGCGGGTGGCCCGGCATTCGGCGGCGCTGCGCGACGCGGGGCTGCCGCAACTGGCCGTGCTGTGCGACCCGACCACCGGCGGCGGCTGGGCCGTGCTGGGCGGCGCCGCGGATGTGGTGATCGCCCTGCCCGGCGCCCAGGTCGGCTTCGCCGGGTCGCGGGTACGGCCCCCGGACGCAGACCCGGCCGCCTACACCGCCGAGAGCCAGCTCGCCACCGGGCAGATCGACGCCATCGTCCCGCCCGAGCGGCTGCGCACCACCCTCACCGGCTACGTCACGGCACTGACCCGCCCGCACCCGGGCGCCCCGCCGCCTCCCGCCCCGCTCACCGACACCCCGCTGCCGCAGACCGGCTGGGCGGCGGTGCAGGCGGCCCGCGACCCGCGCCGCCCGCGCGCCGACGCCTACCTGGGCGCGTACTTCGAGCCGGGGCCAGGACCGCTGCCGCTCAGCGGCGACCGGGCCGGCGGCCAGGACCCCGGACTGCGCTGCGGGATCGGCCTGCGCGCAGGGCGCGGCATCGTGTACGTCGCCCAGCGCGGTACGGCCACCACGCCCGCCGGGTTCCGCACCGCGAGCCGGGTGATCCGGCTGGCCGGGCGGCTGGGGCTGCCGGTGCTCACCCTCATCGACACCCCGGGTGCCGCCAACGACGCGCGCGCGGAGCGGGCCGGGGCCGGCCCGGCCATCGCGGAGACGTTCACGACAGTGGCCACCGCCCCGGTGCCCATCACCTCGCTGCTGATCGGCGAGGGCGGATCGGGCGGGGCGATGGCCCTGGCGGCGGCCGGCAACACCTGGGCCACCCCGGACAGCTACTGCTCGGTGATCGCGCCCGAACTGGCCGCCGCCATCCTCAAACTGCCGCCCGAGCAGGTGCCGCAGCTGTCGGACACACTGCGGCTGCGCCCCCAGGACCTCGCGGCCCTGGGGGTCGCCACGGTCGTCAGCGCGCCGCCGGAGCGCCGGACGCCGGACACGGAATGA
- a CDS encoding PTS ascorbate transporter subunit IIC translates to MNGFLNTLVDIFREPSVIIGLIALLGLVLQRKSASDTLKGTIKAFVGFLVLAAGAGVVSGALTPFGDMFQHAFDVQGVVPNNEAIVGTVLTDFGTQAALIFFFGMVVNVLLARFTRLKYIYMSGHVALYLAAMTAVILMANGFESWEAVLWGSLAQGIVTTVSPALVQPFMRKVTKQENVALGHTGNVGIATSGWVAKLTKGDAAKSTEDLKIPSGLGFLRDTTVVIALSMGVIYLLVTLIAGPGYVESELSGGQWFVIWAIMQAGMFAAGVTIILAGVRVVLAEIIPAFKGISQKLVPNAKPALDVPIVFTFAPNAVLIGFLASFAAGLIGMGVLAAVGGTIIIPGIVAHFMTGGASGVIGNAVGGRRGAVLGSIANGLLITFLPLLILPRLGDVGLANSTFSDADFGVAGFLVGNAANWGHVAVIVLVLGSLVGVLVGSALVDRREKRNNQSEDAGNDAAPEQETQPVS, encoded by the coding sequence GTGAACGGCTTCCTCAACACCCTCGTGGACATATTCCGCGAACCATCCGTGATCATCGGCCTGATCGCCCTGCTCGGTCTGGTCCTCCAGCGCAAGTCCGCCTCGGACACCCTCAAGGGAACGATCAAGGCGTTCGTCGGCTTCCTCGTGCTGGCCGCGGGCGCGGGGGTCGTCTCCGGCGCCCTCACCCCGTTCGGCGACATGTTCCAGCACGCCTTCGACGTGCAGGGCGTGGTGCCGAACAACGAGGCCATCGTCGGTACCGTCCTCACCGACTTCGGCACCCAGGCCGCGCTGATCTTCTTCTTCGGCATGGTGGTGAACGTGCTGCTGGCGCGCTTCACCCGGCTCAAGTACATCTACATGTCCGGCCACGTGGCGCTGTACCTGGCCGCGATGACCGCCGTGATCCTGATGGCCAACGGCTTCGAGTCGTGGGAGGCCGTGCTGTGGGGTTCCCTCGCCCAGGGCATCGTCACCACCGTCTCGCCCGCCCTGGTGCAGCCGTTCATGCGCAAGGTCACCAAGCAGGAGAACGTGGCGCTGGGCCACACCGGGAACGTCGGCATCGCCACCTCCGGCTGGGTCGCCAAGCTGACCAAGGGTGACGCCGCCAAGTCCACCGAGGACCTGAAGATCCCCTCCGGTCTGGGCTTCCTGCGCGACACCACGGTCGTCATCGCGCTGTCCATGGGTGTCATCTACCTGCTGGTGACGCTGATCGCCGGGCCCGGCTACGTGGAGAGCGAGCTGAGCGGCGGCCAGTGGTTCGTGATCTGGGCGATCATGCAGGCCGGTATGTTCGCGGCCGGTGTCACGATCATCCTGGCCGGTGTGCGGGTCGTGCTGGCCGAGATCATCCCCGCCTTCAAGGGCATCTCGCAGAAGCTGGTCCCCAACGCCAAGCCCGCCCTGGACGTGCCGATCGTCTTCACCTTCGCGCCCAACGCGGTGCTGATCGGCTTCCTGGCCAGCTTCGCGGCCGGCCTGATCGGCATGGGCGTGCTGGCGGCCGTCGGCGGCACGATCATCATCCCGGGCATCGTGGCGCACTTCATGACCGGTGGCGCCTCCGGCGTCATCGGCAACGCGGTCGGCGGCCGGCGCGGCGCCGTCCTGGGCTCGATCGCCAACGGTCTGCTGATCACCTTCCTGCCGCTGCTGATCCTGCCCCGCCTGGGCGATGTCGGCCTGGCGAACTCCACCTTCTCGGACGCCGACTTCGGTGTCGCCGGGTTCCTGGTGGGCAACGCCGCCAACTGGGGTCACGTCGCGGTGATCGTGCTGGTGCTCGGCTCGCTGGTGGGTGTGCTGGTGGGCAGCGCGCTGGTGGACCGGCGGGAGAAGCGGAACAACCAGAGCGAAGACGCCGGGAACGACGCGGCCCCGGAGCAGGAGACGCAGCCCGTCTCCTGA
- a CDS encoding HIT family protein — MTWDASSYAERARNGPCFICSFLAGEPGYAHERVHEDDAHIVFLDRWPTLPGKLLVAPKAHLEHVVRDMDEAGYLRMMTLVRRAALAVEEVLAPERTYLLSLGSQQGNAHLHWHIAGLPPGVPHHRQQFASLMAENGVLEPSAEENAALARRLRAVLARP, encoded by the coding sequence ATGACCTGGGACGCGAGCAGCTATGCCGAACGGGCCAGGAACGGCCCCTGCTTCATCTGCTCCTTCCTCGCCGGAGAGCCTGGTTACGCGCACGAGAGGGTCCACGAGGACGACGCCCACATCGTCTTCCTCGACCGCTGGCCCACCCTCCCGGGCAAACTCCTGGTCGCCCCCAAGGCCCACCTCGAACACGTGGTGCGGGACATGGACGAGGCCGGCTATCTGCGGATGATGACGCTCGTACGGCGGGCGGCGCTTGCGGTGGAGGAGGTCCTGGCGCCCGAGCGCACCTATCTGCTGTCCCTGGGCAGTCAGCAGGGCAACGCCCATCTGCACTGGCACATCGCGGGGTTGCCGCCCGGTGTCCCCCACCACCGGCAGCAGTTCGCGTCCCTGATGGCCGAGAACGGTGTCCTGGAGCCCTCCGCCGAGGAGAACGCCGCCCTGGCCCGGCGGCTGCGCGCCGTCCTCGCCCGGCCGTGA
- a CDS encoding transketolase family protein, producing the protein MTGTGSILGPADRQAVAVARALAMDAVEAAGSGHPGTAMALAPVAHLLYQRHVRHDPADPAWEGRDRFILSCGHASILQYTQLHLTGYGLELEDLRRFRQLDSLTPGHPELGHTAGVEMTTGPLGQGVATAVGMAMALKRDALRLAGAAEAGLPDRTVWVLASDGDLQEGISYEAGALAGRHELDNLVVIWDDNSIQIEGGTDLATREDTGARFAAQGWAVREVGLGTDGDIDTDALDAALTASRAERGRPALIVLKSQIAWPAPHAINTPAAHGAPLGAAEVAATKERLGVAAEPFTVPAEVLAHTRTALTRGAALHRAWDTALTTWATAHPERAAARAHAITAPATADLAEALPEFTPGTPIAPRDASGTVIQALCAAHPALWGGSADLGDSNRTTIKGGGSFLPEDLSGRNIHWGVREHAMAAALNGIAIVGYDAPFAGTFLVFSDYQRPSLRLAALMRLPVIHVWSHDSVALGADGPTHQPVEHLAALRAMPGLTVVRPADATETAAAWLAALGHRGPVGLVLARQGLPVLPTPAPAVREGVARGAYVVADGTDVLLLASGSEVALALTARETLAGQGVSARVVSVPAKEWFLAQEREYRDRVLPPAVRARVVVEAASPFGWHDLLGEAGTTVTIDDFGLSAPAGDALEAKGMTPQAVVTAALASIEAARA; encoded by the coding sequence GTGACCGGAACCGGATCCATACTCGGCCCCGCCGACCGCCAGGCGGTCGCGGTCGCCCGCGCCCTGGCCATGGACGCCGTCGAGGCGGCGGGCTCCGGCCACCCCGGTACGGCGATGGCCCTGGCCCCGGTCGCGCACCTGCTCTACCAGCGGCACGTGCGGCACGACCCGGCCGACCCCGCCTGGGAGGGCCGCGACCGGTTCATCCTGTCCTGCGGCCACGCCAGCATCCTGCAGTACACCCAGCTCCACCTGACCGGCTACGGCCTGGAGCTGGAGGACCTGCGGCGGTTCCGTCAGCTGGACTCGCTCACCCCCGGACACCCCGAACTCGGCCACACCGCAGGGGTCGAGATGACCACCGGACCGCTGGGCCAGGGCGTCGCCACCGCCGTCGGCATGGCCATGGCCCTCAAGCGCGACGCGCTGCGCCTGGCGGGCGCCGCCGAGGCCGGCCTCCCCGACCGCACCGTATGGGTCCTCGCCTCCGACGGCGACCTCCAGGAGGGCATCTCCTACGAGGCCGGGGCACTCGCCGGCCGGCACGAGCTGGACAACCTCGTCGTCATCTGGGACGACAACAGCATCCAGATCGAGGGCGGCACCGACCTCGCCACCCGCGAGGACACCGGCGCCCGGTTCGCCGCCCAGGGCTGGGCCGTTCGCGAGGTCGGCCTCGGCACGGACGGCGACATCGACACCGACGCGCTGGACGCCGCCCTCACCGCCTCCCGCGCCGAACGCGGCCGCCCCGCCCTGATCGTCCTGAAGTCCCAGATCGCCTGGCCCGCCCCGCACGCGATCAACACCCCCGCCGCGCACGGCGCCCCGCTCGGCGCCGCCGAGGTCGCCGCCACCAAGGAACGCCTGGGGGTCGCCGCCGAGCCGTTCACCGTGCCCGCCGAGGTCCTCGCCCACACCCGTACCGCCCTGACCCGCGGCGCCGCACTGCACCGCGCCTGGGACACGGCCCTCACCACCTGGGCGACCGCGCACCCCGAGCGGGCCGCCGCCCGCGCCCACGCCATCACCGCCCCCGCCACCGCCGACCTCGCCGAGGCGCTCCCGGAGTTCACCCCCGGTACGCCGATCGCGCCCCGCGACGCCTCCGGCACCGTCATCCAGGCGCTGTGCGCCGCGCACCCCGCGCTGTGGGGCGGCTCCGCCGACCTCGGCGACTCCAACCGCACCACCATCAAGGGCGGCGGTTCCTTCCTCCCCGAGGACCTCTCCGGCCGCAACATCCACTGGGGCGTGCGCGAACACGCCATGGCCGCCGCCCTCAACGGCATCGCCATCGTCGGCTACGACGCCCCGTTCGCCGGCACCTTCCTGGTCTTCAGCGACTACCAGCGCCCCTCGCTGCGGCTGGCCGCCCTGATGCGGCTGCCCGTGATCCACGTCTGGTCCCACGACTCCGTCGCCCTCGGCGCGGACGGCCCCACCCACCAGCCCGTCGAGCACCTCGCCGCGCTGCGCGCCATGCCGGGCCTGACGGTGGTACGCCCCGCCGACGCCACCGAGACCGCCGCCGCCTGGCTCGCCGCACTCGGCCACCGCGGCCCCGTCGGCCTGGTGCTCGCCCGCCAGGGCCTGCCGGTCCTGCCCACCCCGGCCCCGGCCGTGCGCGAGGGGGTGGCGCGCGGCGCCTACGTCGTCGCGGACGGCACCGACGTGCTGCTGCTGGCCAGCGGCAGCGAGGTGGCGCTGGCCCTGACCGCCCGCGAGACCCTCGCCGGACAAGGCGTCTCGGCCCGGGTGGTCTCGGTGCCCGCCAAGGAGTGGTTCCTGGCCCAGGAGCGGGAGTACCGCGACCGGGTGCTGCCCCCGGCGGTCCGCGCCCGCGTCGTCGTCGAGGCGGCATCGCCGTTCGGCTGGCACGACCTGCTCGGCGAGGCCGGCACCACGGTCACCATCGACGACTTCGGCCTGTCCGCCCCGGCGGGCGACGCGCTGGAGGCCAAGGGCATGACCCCGCAGGCCGTCGTCACCGCCGCGCTCGCCTCCATCGAGGCGGCCCGCGCGTGA